From Oncorhynchus clarkii lewisi isolate Uvic-CL-2024 chromosome 26, UVic_Ocla_1.0, whole genome shotgun sequence, the proteins below share one genomic window:
- the LOC139384334 gene encoding ras association domain-containing protein 10-like, with protein MMESKESKISVWVCREEKLVSGLSKRTTCADVVNVLLEDQNLQQCVSVAMLSGSPQSYCIVEKWRGSERILPNKTKILRLWGAWGEEQENVRFVLVKNEAFLANHGPRSAEARVVLSKESPCIYKGTARATMGFSPEKQRRIVRKAFRKLDKINKKKAQTVSNDAPTGEKMETLVHLVISHDHTIRQQIQRIKELDREIEMYEAKVHFDRMKMHGINYVQDTYLVGAHSEGLSKQEGEKPCSAEAVAQFEEYAQRCEEVVRLQDELAEHEALLDSITVEIQEELNQRWMKRRQEELSSKEVKPSAVDTAMWVSTTHATHTDTLALEADTSFDNDLLLEEERIKTQLDTSLYIGLRLNTDLEAIRNDLNVTQDIWGAKEKEIRDLLEKVNSLYIEDDETPSEDNDCNSVVTEAAMMRPLETKSEWVEQARGLSKTCNANDDDSDTGLSSMHSQDSDNPPVCESLV; from the coding sequence ATGATGGAGTCCAAGGAAAGTAAGATATCTGTATGGGTTTGCCGAGAGGAGAAGCTTGTCTCCGGACTGTCAAAGCGCACCACCTGTGCAGATGTGGTCAATGTGCTCCTAGAGGATCAAAACTTGCAACAATGTGTCTCTGTAGCCATGCTCTCGGGATCACCCCAGTCCTATTGCATCGTAGAAAAATGGAGAGGATCTGAGAGAATTTTGCCCAATAAAACGAAGATCCTTCGACTTTGGGGCGCGtggggagaggaacaggagaacgTGCGGTTTGTGTTGGTTAAAAATGAGGCTTTTTTGGCTAACCATGGACCCCGGAGCGCAGAGGCCCGTGTGGTGCTCAGCAAGGAGAGCCCGTGCATTTACAAGGGGACAGCAAGAGCCACCATGGGCTTCTCACCCGAGAAACAACGTCGGATTGTTAGGAAAGCTTTCAGAAAGttggataaaataaataaaaagaaggCGCAAACCGTGTCCAATGATGCGCCCACTGGGGAGAAAATGGAAACTTTGGTTCACCTGGTCATATCCCATGACCAcacaatccgccaacagatccaGAGAATTAAAGAactggacagagagatagaaatgTATGAAGCTAAAGTTCATTTTGACAGGATGAAAATGCATGGGATTAATTACGTGCAGGACACATACTTAGTGGGTGCGCATTCTGAAGGGCTCTCCAAGCAGGAGGGTGAGAAGCCGTGCTCGGCGGAGGCTGTTGCCCAGTTTGAGGAGTATGCCCAACGGTGTGAGGAGGTGGTTAGACTTCAGGATGAATTGGCTGAGCACGAAGCGCTCCTGGACAGCATTACTGTGGAGATCCAAGAGGAACTGAATCAGAGGTGGATGAAGCGAAGGCAAGAGGAGCTGTCAAGTAAAGAGGTGAAACCCAGCGCGGTAGATACCGCTATGTGGGTATCAACAACCCAtgcgacacacacagacactttagCCCTCGAGGCTGATACATCATTCGATAACGATTTGcttctggaggaggagaggatcaaAACGCAGCTGGATACTAGTTTATACATTGGACTGCGCTTGAACACGGATTTGGAGGCTATTAGGAATGATTTGAATGTAACCCAGGATATTTGGGGGGCGAAAGAAAAGGAGATACGGGATTTGCTGGAGAAAGTGAACTCGTTGTATATAGAGGATGACGAGACACCAAGCGAGGACAATGACTGCAACTCTGTGGTTACTGAGGCAGCAATGATGCGTCCCCTGGAGACGAAAAGCGAGTGGGTGGAGCAAGCCAGGGGGCTTTCAAAGACATGCAATGCCAACGATGACGACTCAGACACTGGCCTGAGCTCCATGCACAGTCAGGACTCGGATAACCCACCTGTGTGCGAGTCATTGGTATAA